One segment of Clavelina lepadiformis chromosome 2, kaClaLepa1.1, whole genome shotgun sequence DNA contains the following:
- the LOC143445659 gene encoding uncharacterized protein LOC143445659 codes for MDKIKIRIVSLRKNLAEKDEQINKLRRQIAEEERQKSILEEKNRSLENNLKHIEEDLDCAEDTLKCVKIELKETEEQSEVHKREVALLINNKETASEKLENRSEELKKARDAAEKADRKYEEVARRLAVADAELDKAEERLEDAQTEHKKLYSEREELQVNINSYHAKETSYGTMEVQTAKQIEQLTVDLDNCCELRDKANLKVNKLLSDCDEKEAKIDETKLEKNKLSDELNSLLAELGEL; via the coding sequence atggataaaataaaaataaggaTCGTTTCACTGAGAAAAAACCTGGCCGAAAAAGATGaacaaataaacaagttaAGACGTCAGATTGCCGAAGAGGAACGTCAGAAATCCATCTTGGAAGAAAAGAATCGAAGCCTTGAAAATAACCTGAAACATATTGAAGAGGACTTGGATTGTGCTGAAGATACTCTAAAATGTGTTAAGATTGAACTAAAGGAAACTGAAGAACAAAGTGAAGTACATAAAAGAGAAGTGGCATTACTgataaacaacaaagaaacTGCGAGTGAAAAATTGGAAAACCGATCAGAGGAGCTAAAGAAAGCTCGAGATGCTGCTGAGAAAGCAGATCGGAAATACGAAGAAGTTGCGCGACGTCTTGCAGTGGCAGATGCGGAATTGGATAAGGCTGAAGAACGTCTAGAGGATGCACAAACCGAGCATAAGAAACTGTATAGTGAAAGGGAAGAACTGCAAGTAAATATAAATAGTTACCATGCTAAAGAAACATCATATGGTACAATGGAAGTGCAAACAGCAAAGCAGATTGAACAGCTTACTGTGGACCTGGATAATTGTTGTGAACTTCGTGACAAAGCCAACTTAAAGGTGAACAAGCTTCTTAGTGATTGTGATGAAAAAGAAGCAAAGATTGATGAAACTAAGCTAGAGAAAAATAAGCTTTCAGATGAATTGAACAGTTTGTTAGCTGAACTTGGAGAACTCTAA
- the LOC143446602 gene encoding centrosomal protein of 120 kDa-like: protein MQKESYLIVVSVLEGRNFPSRPKHKLVIECKFDGELLSTDPINHNESPNFTTELAWEMDRKALHQHRMQRTPVKLQCYAVDEHSVRENVGYVLLDLRGAQQKVQPPKWHNLLSSKYSRLKPAIKISISLEDDSSSSQPTFKAQEAPPRPMATSYGDQIQAVLNEDEGYFQVGLDQQKCEMFVLAVTLGSASNLEQLIYGDKPLPNITSGFFFYYSLFGNDIANDAFHNLLSPNITPERASLRLRSTLDTLKAFFAQNSELKVHLCCADQVLGSADISFHPIFTKRNLSSIDTKPVMVDGVYSLIPPGRDLELKQAQPRVDVSLCLRKETVPVEAANDSTAKPLVESEAAPNDKPVRDTDDVTIPLPLLNVNPTNVDKKANPVHIQDSTAKTIDTDNDALSINSDDNHEDQVLKHDTVPNSKSKDTSQSLATTDTHTDVSSPMQHYRFALDISTISTGQLPFSCNLYVKYSYPFFGSFAPVLSGNVQVGNNAEVRLPRSKCVFDFACPHQLLAQNFRSFPINLEVWHRDKEMKDELIGVAKLLLSDILTTDKVKFVQDQDLKGKSGLRQTCHGSIPVITPGKEKIAHLNVLTVLEDYGVVVDQSVIRPTVKELKSETPPPRRTVPKSPKKTRSVDPRDTDEYKTAIELELWKSQEKENFTSRLKEMEVQHLKLLGEEFSKRDKEREALVAKQISEYQDLEKQLFETISGLEKREHQVVAAEQELNRLREDALREKERSVAEAKEASKRMKEDCIHQVQLERERKSLLEEQNKKLMKQINDLEQKYAHLMSQFHDYKNEQSTRPEIRLQAELNLARLEKAELERKLESTTKSKLHYKQQWGRTLKELAMMKKREQEHALANLKQQQQELETLKLRYMATDEKQAIAGDQDRLKQIQSDIQNMHQDKGIVNQVASIAIESCQEKQYNHDEINERVSRLIEERDTLLRTGVYSHADRIITELDRQIQEEMTRQAKC, encoded by the coding sequence ATGCAAAAAGAATCATATCTTATAGTAGTTTCTGTTCTTGAAGGCCGTAATTTTCCATCAAGGCCAAAGCATAAACTTGTAATAGAATGCAAATTCGATGGGGAACTTCTTTCTACTGACCCTATTAATCACAATGAGTCACCTAACTTTACCACTGAACTGGCATGGGAGATGGATAGAAAAGCTTTACATCAACATAGAATGCAAAGAACACCTGTAAAGCTGCAGTGCTATGCTGTTGACGAGCATTCAGTTAGAGAAAATGTTGGTTATGTGCTATTGGATTTACGTGGTGCTCAGCAGAAGGTCCAGCCACCTAAATGGCATAATCTGCTCAGCAGCAAATATTCAAGGTTAAAAccagcaataaaaatttctatttCATTAGAAGATGATTCTTCTTCATCCCAGCCCACTTTTAAGGCACAGGAAGCACCTCCTCGTCCAATGGCTACATCATATGGAGATCAAATTCAAGCCGTTTTGAATGAAGATGAAGGGTACTTTCAGGTTGGGTTAGATCAGCAAAAATGTGAAATGTTTGTTCTTGCTGTTACCCTGGGTTCTGCATCTAACCTTGAGCAGCTCATATATGGGGATAAACCGCTACCTAACATAACGTCgggttttttcttttattattctTTGTTTGGTAATGATATTGCAAATGATGCTTTTCACAATCTGCTGTCCCCTAATATTACACCTGAAAGAGCATCACTCAGATTAAGAAGCACATTAGACACtttgaaagcattttttgcacaaaactCAGAACTCAAAGTCCACTTATGCTGTGCTGATCAGGTACTGGGCTCAGCTGATATATCTTTCCATCCAATTTTTACGAAAAGAAATCTCTCGTCGATTGATACAAAACCTGTTATGGTAGATGGTGTTTACTCCCTTATTCCTCCCGGAAGAGACCTTGAACTGAAACAAGCCCAACCAAGAGTAGATGTTTCTCTGTGTTTACGAAAGGAAACTGTTCCGGTAGAAGCAGCAAATGATTCTACTGCCAAACCACTTGTGGAATCTGAAGCAGCGCCCAATGATAAACCAGTAAGAGACacagatgatgtcacaattccCCTCCCTTTACTAAATGTCAATCCAACAAATGTTGATAAGAAGGCAAATCCAGTTCACATCCAAGATTCAACAGCAAAAACAATTGACACGGATAATGATGCCTTGAGCATTAATTCTGATGATAATCATGAAGATCAAGTGTTGAAACATGATACTGTGCCAAATTCTAAGTCAAAAGATACAAGTCAAAGTTTGGCCACAACAGATACACACACCGATGTTTCTTCTCCCATGCAGCATTACAGGTTTGCATTGGATATCTCAACCATTAGCACAGGACAGCTTCCCTTCAGTTGCAATTTGTATGTGAAGTATTCCTATCCTTTTTTTGGCAGCTTTGCACCAGTTTTATCTGGGAATGTTCAAGTGGGAAACAATGCTGAAGTGAGATTGCCGCGGTCGAAGtgtgtttttgattttgcttGTCCCCATCAGCTACTGGCTCAAAATTTCAGATCATTTCCAATCAATTTAGAAGTTTGGCACCGTGACAAAGAAATGAAAGATGAATTGATAGGTGTGGCAAAGCTTCTTCTTTCAGATATACTCACTACAgacaaagtaaaatttgtgCAAGACCAGGATCTCAAAGGTAAATCCGGTCTCAGACAGACCTGTCATGGTTCAATTCCGGTGATCACTCCTGGAAAGGAGAAGATAGCCCACCTCAATGTTCTGACTGTTTTGGAAGATTATGGTGTTGTTGTTGATCAAAGTGTTATTCGACCAACAGTGAAAGAATTGAAGTCAGAAACCCCACCTCCTCGTCGTACAGTCCCTAAGTCACCAAAAAAGACCAGATCAGTTGATCCACGCGATACTGATGAATACAAGACTGCAATAGAGTTGGAATTGTGGAAATCTCaggaaaaagaaaacttcACAAGCAGGTTAAAGGAAATGGAAGTGCAACATTTGAAACTTCTTGGTGAAGAATTTTCAAAACGAGATAAAGAAAGAGAAGCGCTTGTGGCCAAACAAATTTCTGAATACCAAGATTTAGAGAAACAATTGTTTGAAACAATTAGTGGATTGGAAAAACGAGAACATCAAGTTGTGGCTGCAGAACAAGAGTTAAACAGGCTTCGAGAAGATGCTTTACGAGAAAAAGAGAGATCGGTTGCTGAAGCAAAAGAAGCGAGTAAGAGGATGAAAGAAGACTGCATCCATCAAGTTCAACTGGAACGAGAAAGAAAAAGCCTACTTGAAGAACAAAACAAGAAACtgatgaagcaaataaatgatttgGAGCAAAAATATGCTCATTTGATGAGCCAATTCCATGACTACAAAAATGAACAATCTACACGGCCAGAAATACGTTTGCAGGCAGAACTGAACTTGGCAAGGTTGGAAAAAGCTGAATTAGAACGTAAGCTTGAGTCAACCACCAAGTCAAAACTTCACTATAAACAGCAATGGGGAAGAACCCTGAAAGAACTGGCCATGATGAAAAAGCGTGAACAGGAACATGCCTTGGctaatttaaaacaacaacagcaaGAATTGGAAACTTTAAAACTTCGTTATATGGCCACTGATGAAAAACAGGCTATTGCAGGTGATCAAGATCGgctaaaacaaatacaaagtgATATACAGAACATGCATCAAGACAAAGGCATCGTCAACCAGGTGGCATCAATAGCTATTGAATCGTGTCAAGAAAAACAGTACAATCATGACGAAATCAATGAAAGAGTGTCTCGTTTAATTGAAGAGCGTGATACTCTCTTGCGTACTGGGGTTTATTCCCATGCTGACAGAATAATTACTGAACTAGACAGACAGATACAAGAAGAAATGACAAGGCAAGCTAAATGCTAA